Proteins from a single region of Melanotaenia boesemani isolate fMelBoe1 chromosome 3, fMelBoe1.pri, whole genome shotgun sequence:
- the LOC121637324 gene encoding uncharacterized protein LOC121637324 isoform X1, which yields MKTVCVAAVLLSLISVCQPAPLECKNLTKTVDQGSDVLGRWYIIGMSTTYCWLPVLFNSLLVPSFHVDFTPTERQHYYDVNVTLKSFTFCDSETFQLFYAVNSMYNTDGQKTDLKMEEKGVLLQSGCPDCLVISEENDTEIIVLLSRRPVITADELQEFEKQAKCLGFYKPQIFGSDHDLGNCGNTDFESPDVAPVVEQRLKNMFSELFTCTTDSVLYYPHAAFKWVQQTWASLW from the exons ATGAAGACTGTGTGCGTTGCTGCTGTTTTGCTGAGTCTCATCTCAGTGTGCCAACCTGCGCCACTGGAGTGTAAGAACCTGACAAAAACTGTAGACCAAGGTTCAGAT GTGCTTGGAAGATGGTACATTATTGGAATGTCCACAACCTACTGCTGGTTACCAGTgttatttaattctttattgGTTCCAAGTTTTCATGTGGACTTCACCCCAACAGAGAGACAGCACTACTATGACGTCAATGTTACACTGAAATc GTTTACTTTTTGTGATAGTGAGACCTTCCAATTGTTCTACGCGGTCAACTCCATGTATAACACTGATGGCCAAAAAA CAGATCTCaagatggaagaaaaaggtgTGCTGCTTCAGAGTGGATGTCCAGACTGCCTTGTTATATCGGAAGAGAACGATACTGAGATCATTGTACTTCTCA GTCGAAGACCAGTCATTACTGCTGATGAGCTGCAAGAGTTTGAGAAACAGGCAAAATGTCTTGGCTTCTACAAACCCCAGATCTTTGGTTCAGATCACG ACTTAGGAAACTGTGGGAATACTGACTTTGAGTCTCCAGACGTAGCACCTGTGGTTGaacaaagactgaaaaacatgttCTCAGAGCTCTTCACTTGCACAACAGATTCAGTTCTTTATTATCCACATGCTGCTTTTAAATGGGTTCAGCAAACATGGGCCAGTTTATGGTGA
- the LOC121637324 gene encoding uncharacterized protein LOC121637324 isoform X3 → MKTVCVAAVLLSLISVCQPAPLECKNLTKTVDQGSDVLGRWYIIGMSTTYCWLPVLFNSLLVPSFHVDFTPTERQHYYDVNVTLKSFTFCDSETFQLFYAVNSMYNTDGQKTDLKMEEKGVLLQSGCPDCLVISEENDTEIIVLLSRRPVITADELQEFEKQAKCLGFYKPQIFGSDHGNCGNTDFESPDVAPVVEQRLKNMFSELFTCTTDSVLYYPHAAFKWVQQTWASLW, encoded by the exons ATGAAGACTGTGTGCGTTGCTGCTGTTTTGCTGAGTCTCATCTCAGTGTGCCAACCTGCGCCACTGGAGTGTAAGAACCTGACAAAAACTGTAGACCAAGGTTCAGAT GTGCTTGGAAGATGGTACATTATTGGAATGTCCACAACCTACTGCTGGTTACCAGTgttatttaattctttattgGTTCCAAGTTTTCATGTGGACTTCACCCCAACAGAGAGACAGCACTACTATGACGTCAATGTTACACTGAAATc GTTTACTTTTTGTGATAGTGAGACCTTCCAATTGTTCTACGCGGTCAACTCCATGTATAACACTGATGGCCAAAAAA CAGATCTCaagatggaagaaaaaggtgTGCTGCTTCAGAGTGGATGTCCAGACTGCCTTGTTATATCGGAAGAGAACGATACTGAGATCATTGTACTTCTCA GTCGAAGACCAGTCATTACTGCTGATGAGCTGCAAGAGTTTGAGAAACAGGCAAAATGTCTTGGCTTCTACAAACCCCAGATCTTTGGTTCAGATCACG GAAACTGTGGGAATACTGACTTTGAGTCTCCAGACGTAGCACCTGTGGTTGaacaaagactgaaaaacatgttCTCAGAGCTCTTCACTTGCACAACAGATTCAGTTCTTTATTATCCACATGCTGCTTTTAAATGGGTTCAGCAAACATGGGCCAGTTTATGGTGA
- the LOC121637324 gene encoding uncharacterized protein LOC121637324 isoform X2, whose protein sequence is MKTVCVAAVLLSLISVCQPAPLECKNLTKTVDQGSDVLGRWYIIGMSTTYCWLPVLFNSLLVPSFHVDFTPTERQHYYDVNVTLKSFTFCDSETFQLFYAVNSMYNTDGQKNLKMEEKGVLLQSGCPDCLVISEENDTEIIVLLSRRPVITADELQEFEKQAKCLGFYKPQIFGSDHDLGNCGNTDFESPDVAPVVEQRLKNMFSELFTCTTDSVLYYPHAAFKWVQQTWASLW, encoded by the exons ATGAAGACTGTGTGCGTTGCTGCTGTTTTGCTGAGTCTCATCTCAGTGTGCCAACCTGCGCCACTGGAGTGTAAGAACCTGACAAAAACTGTAGACCAAGGTTCAGAT GTGCTTGGAAGATGGTACATTATTGGAATGTCCACAACCTACTGCTGGTTACCAGTgttatttaattctttattgGTTCCAAGTTTTCATGTGGACTTCACCCCAACAGAGAGACAGCACTACTATGACGTCAATGTTACACTGAAATc GTTTACTTTTTGTGATAGTGAGACCTTCCAATTGTTCTACGCGGTCAACTCCATGTATAACACTGATGGCCAAAAAA ATCTCaagatggaagaaaaaggtgTGCTGCTTCAGAGTGGATGTCCAGACTGCCTTGTTATATCGGAAGAGAACGATACTGAGATCATTGTACTTCTCA GTCGAAGACCAGTCATTACTGCTGATGAGCTGCAAGAGTTTGAGAAACAGGCAAAATGTCTTGGCTTCTACAAACCCCAGATCTTTGGTTCAGATCACG ACTTAGGAAACTGTGGGAATACTGACTTTGAGTCTCCAGACGTAGCACCTGTGGTTGaacaaagactgaaaaacatgttCTCAGAGCTCTTCACTTGCACAACAGATTCAGTTCTTTATTATCCACATGCTGCTTTTAAATGGGTTCAGCAAACATGGGCCAGTTTATGGTGA